TATCAAGATCCCCTGGATTTATTTTCACGTCCACCTCCCCTACTTCGGGAAGAACAGCTACTGTCGCCGTTGAGGTATGAATTCTGCCCATAGTCTCGGTTTCAGGCACACGCTGGACCCTGTGAACTCCGGATTCGTATTTCAACTGTGACCAAACACCTTCACCCTCTACTACATAAATTACTTCTTTAAACCCGCCTCTTTCGGAAATACTCGAGTCCATTACCTCTATTTTCCATTCCTTTTTTTCTGCAAATTTAGAATACATCTTGAACAGGTCTCTTGCAAAAAGCGCCGCTTCGTCGCCGCCTGTTCCCGCCCTTATTTCCATAATCACATTTCCCTGTTCTTCTTTGGAAACGGGATTTAAAAGTTTGTCCCACTGATTTTCTAAAGAAACTTTTCTTTCTTCTAATCCTTTTAATTCTTCATCAATAAGACCTACCATATCCGAATCTTTTTCTTTTGTAAGCAACTTTTTTAGCTTTTCGATTTCGTTGATTACTTTTTTATATGCTCTAAATATCTTTATCTTGGGGTCCAATTCTTTCAAGAGACGACTGTTATCTTTTAAACGAGGAGGGTCTTTAATGATATCGGGAGAAGAAAGGATGTCGGTAATTCTCAAATACTCTTGTTCTAATTTATGCCCTTCTATATTTATATTCATCTTTTTTAAAACACTAAGGTCCGACGATTCTGTCGGACTCTCCGAAGAGTCCGTATACTCCGTCTTTTCGGTCCGAAGAACTCCGACAGTTGTTTTCGGACTCGTCGGAGAGTCATCGGACCGCATCGAAGCATCGGAGAATTAAAGCGCAAAGTTTTTTATGGGAAGTAGTAAGTAAAACAATTTAGGCAATCTTACTAATTAAAATTACTTTGCGCATTTATGTATATTTTTTCTATTTTTGTTTCTTGCCGTATTTCTTTTCAAACTTTTCCACTCGACCTGCCGTATCTATGAATTTTTGTTTGCCGGTGAAAAACGGATGACATTGGGAACATATTTCCACTTTCATTTCCTTCTTTGTGGAACGAGTAACTACAGCGTTTCCACAAGCGCATCTTACCGTAATTTTTTCATAT
The nucleotide sequence above comes from bacterium. Encoded proteins:
- the prfA gene encoding peptide chain release factor 1 — encoded protein: MNINIEGHKLEQEYLRITDILSSPDIIKDPPRLKDNSRLLKELDPKIKIFRAYKKVINEIEKLKKLLTKEKDSDMVGLIDEELKGLEERKVSLENQWDKLLNPVSKEEQGNVIMEIRAGTGGDEAALFARDLFKMYSKFAEKKEWKIEVMDSSISERGGFKEVIYVVEGEGVWSQLKYESGVHRVQRVPETETMGRIHTSTATVAVLPEVGEVDVKINPGDLDIGTFRASGPGGQHVNKTSSAIRIVHKPSGTRVQCQDQKSQHQNKEKALRVLKAKLIKFYTEKQTEEICEQRKSQIKGGERSDKIRTYNFPQARITDHRINKTFHRLKDILDGKLEILTQVLKENLEEK
- the rpmE gene encoding 50S ribosomal protein L31, translated to MKKDIHPKYEKITVRCACGNAVVTRSTKKEMKVEICSQCHPFFTGKQKFIDTAGRVEKFEKKYGKKQK